The following coding sequences are from one Rhineura floridana isolate rRhiFlo1 chromosome 2, rRhiFlo1.hap2, whole genome shotgun sequence window:
- the SLC25A47 gene encoding solute carrier family 25 member 47 isoform X2 produces the protein MDFIAGAIGGGVSAAVGYPLDTVKVRIQTETSYRGIWHCIRDTYRTERVPGFYRGVSMTVVMASFITSFSFGVYKNILYNICRFRYGSPTKKPSKVDVSFAATATGAIRVVLISPAEIAKVRLQIQKEPFPSAVLPHLLISKPKYQGAVHCLRTIVKEEGLRGLYKGSLALLWRDCFSSATYFLTYSVLGDWLTPAGKERPDLWAVLLSGGCAGVLAWGVATPMDVIKARIQADGEGQRKYSGLVHCARDSVREEGVRVLFKGLGLNSIRAFPANMMVFFTYEAVLRLGECLMK, from the exons GTGGTGTTAGTGCTGCAGTTGGGTATCCACTAGACACAGTCAAG GTGAGAATTCAGACGGAGACAAGCTATCGGGGAATATGGCACTGTATCAGAGACACATACAGAACTGAAAGA GTCCCAGGTTTCTATCGAGGTGTGTCAATGACAGTTGTAATGGCATCCTTTATTACATCGTTCTCTTTTGGTGTCTACAAAAACATCCTTTATAACATCTGCAGATTTCGATACGGCTCTCCAACCAAAAAGCCATCAAAGGTGGATGTTTCTTTTGCGGCAACTGCTACTGGTGCGATCCGG GTTGTGCTAATATCACCTGCAGAGATAGCCAAAGTGAGGCTACAGATCCAGAAGGAACCGTTTCCCTCGGCGGTACTGCCCCATCTCTTGATCTCCAAGCCTAAGTACCAAGGTGCTGTGCATTGCTTGCGAACAATAGTGAAGGAAGAAGGTCTTAGGGGTCTATACAAGGGCTCTTTGGCTCTGCTGTGGAGGGACTGCTTTTCATCTGCAACCTATTTCCTCACTTATTCTGTCCTGGGTGACTGGCTTACTCCAGCAGGAAAAGAGAGACCAG ACTTATGGGCTGTGCTGCTTTCTGGAGGCTGTGCTGGAGTGCTGGCCTGGGGTGTGGCTACCCCAATGGATGTCATTAAAGCCCGGATACAAGCAGATGGCGAGGGTCAGCGTAAATACTCTGGATTGGTACATTGTGCCAGGGACAGCGTAAGAGAAGAGGGGGTGCGAGTTCTTTTCAAAGGCCTTGGACTTAACTCCATCCGTGCTTTCCCTGCAAACATGATGGTATTTTTCACTTATGAAGCTGTGCTTAGGCTTGGGGAATGCTTGATGAAATAA
- the SLC25A47 gene encoding solute carrier family 25 member 47 isoform X1, giving the protein MYSHFHIFNVAFHTAREDVSNSGVSAAVGYPLDTVKVRIQTETSYRGIWHCIRDTYRTERVPGFYRGVSMTVVMASFITSFSFGVYKNILYNICRFRYGSPTKKPSKVDVSFAATATGAIRVVLISPAEIAKVRLQIQKEPFPSAVLPHLLISKPKYQGAVHCLRTIVKEEGLRGLYKGSLALLWRDCFSSATYFLTYSVLGDWLTPAGKERPDLWAVLLSGGCAGVLAWGVATPMDVIKARIQADGEGQRKYSGLVHCARDSVREEGVRVLFKGLGLNSIRAFPANMMVFFTYEAVLRLGECLMK; this is encoded by the exons GTGGTGTTAGTGCTGCAGTTGGGTATCCACTAGACACAGTCAAG GTGAGAATTCAGACGGAGACAAGCTATCGGGGAATATGGCACTGTATCAGAGACACATACAGAACTGAAAGA GTCCCAGGTTTCTATCGAGGTGTGTCAATGACAGTTGTAATGGCATCCTTTATTACATCGTTCTCTTTTGGTGTCTACAAAAACATCCTTTATAACATCTGCAGATTTCGATACGGCTCTCCAACCAAAAAGCCATCAAAGGTGGATGTTTCTTTTGCGGCAACTGCTACTGGTGCGATCCGG GTTGTGCTAATATCACCTGCAGAGATAGCCAAAGTGAGGCTACAGATCCAGAAGGAACCGTTTCCCTCGGCGGTACTGCCCCATCTCTTGATCTCCAAGCCTAAGTACCAAGGTGCTGTGCATTGCTTGCGAACAATAGTGAAGGAAGAAGGTCTTAGGGGTCTATACAAGGGCTCTTTGGCTCTGCTGTGGAGGGACTGCTTTTCATCTGCAACCTATTTCCTCACTTATTCTGTCCTGGGTGACTGGCTTACTCCAGCAGGAAAAGAGAGACCAG ACTTATGGGCTGTGCTGCTTTCTGGAGGCTGTGCTGGAGTGCTGGCCTGGGGTGTGGCTACCCCAATGGATGTCATTAAAGCCCGGATACAAGCAGATGGCGAGGGTCAGCGTAAATACTCTGGATTGGTACATTGTGCCAGGGACAGCGTAAGAGAAGAGGGGGTGCGAGTTCTTTTCAAAGGCCTTGGACTTAACTCCATCCGTGCTTTCCCTGCAAACATGATGGTATTTTTCACTTATGAAGCTGTGCTTAGGCTTGGGGAATGCTTGATGAAATAA